The Sesamum indicum cultivar Zhongzhi No. 13 linkage group LG2, S_indicum_v1.0, whole genome shotgun sequence genome contains a region encoding:
- the LOC105175025 gene encoding cytochrome c, which produces MASFAEAPAGNKAAGEKIFKTKCAQCHTVEKGAGHKQGPNLNGLFGRQSGTTPGYSYSAANKNMAVIWEEKTLYDYLLNPKKYIPGTKMVFPGLKKPQERADLIAYLKESTAN; this is translated from the exons ATGGCGTCGTTTGCAGAAGCACCGGCTGGAAACAAGGCTGCAGGAGAGAAAATATTCAAGACCAAGTGCGCTCAGTGTCACACCGTTGAGAAAGGGGCTGGCCATAAACAAG GACCTAACCTGAATGGCCTCTTTGGAAGGCAGTCTGGAACTACACCTGGTTATTCCTACTCTGCTGCTAACAAGAACATGGCTGTTATTTGGGAAGAAAAGACTCTGTATGATTACCTGCTGAATCCCAAGAAG TACATACCTGGAACGAAGATGGTTTTCCCAGGACTGAAGAAGCCACAAGAGCGTGCTGACCTTATTGCATACCTGAAGGAGTCCACAGCAAACTGA
- the LOC105177471 gene encoding pentatricopeptide repeat-containing protein At2g17140-like has product MRILNNYCRTQNFLRYCLNCTVLSLFSLKTLNPKTLDTVLPSNSPCTISPLFNSSSGSSSFFSSESYSLPKRPFLSNSSSGSSSVLYSRLYSLQKEQPLVSLYLPTKHDFLINCSRWSCSRRKIGSYSRYKKQSLRYASSRGPSLTCSSTHSFLQSFGLSTLFKHNSHYVFPNSGCIQCGTHRCFTVASFNGTFVSGPVAESEVQKIANICSDQQKLEKRNNFPRKFVVEIIHNLRNNEKDLDSRLNMLSSRLSVYSITEIFEVLNSQRISGLRLFEWIWSNNPQLHKNAYICSLLIDNVGRLDDYETMFAWLKKFTSENICLTYEAFGFIPVLVSTDSSLKQSTKKVVDLLNKVGGSCRNSGVSALVEMFCKLDLFEMARYVIKITESKESYYCLLVREKCRRGLIEDAYSVIREMGEAHCAPNTKVYNYLLSSLWKNGRMDEASGLLDEMKEIGISPDAITFEILINFACSSGNMAHVHQLLDQMASQGLEPRLATHACIVKTLFAAEQYEAAHKHVDSSISYKTSSNMMYSLMAKLYWEKGHIVSAQNTLVEMMEKSLKPSFSIYIKIVKQLRRTGRANLARDLENRHSKFLIKSHA; this is encoded by the coding sequence ATGAGAATCTTAAATAACTACTGCAGAACGCAAAATTTCTTGAGGTACTGCTTAAACTGCACTGttctttctttgttctctctcaaaaccctaaaccccaaGACTCTAGACACTGTTCTGCCTTCAAATTCACCATGTACGATCTCTCCTTTGTTCAATTCCTCATCTGGgtcatcttcatttttctcttctgAATCATATTCACTTCCAAAAAGGCCATTTCTAAGCAATTCCTCCTCTGGGTCTTCTTCAGTTCTCTATTCTAGATTATACTCACTTCAAAAGGAGCAACCTTTAGTCAGTCTGTATTTACCTACCAAGcatgattttttaatcaaCTGCTCAAGGTGGTCATGTTCAAGACGCAAAATTGGATCATATTCACGCTACAAAAAGCAATCTTTACGCTATGCTTCATCTCGTGGTCCGTCGTTAACCTGTTCCTCAACGCATTCATTTTTACAGTCTTTCGGTTTATCGACTCTATTCAAGCACAACTCTCACTATGTGTTCCCGAATTCTGGATGTATTCAATGTGGGACGCATAGATGCTTCACAGTTGCATCCTTCAATGGGACATTTGTTTCTGGTCCTGTTGCGGAGAGTGAAGTTCAGAAAATAGCTAATATTTGCTCTGATCAACAGAAGCTAGAGAAGAGGAACAATTTCCCACGGAAATTTGTTGTGGAAATTATTCATAATCTCAGGAACAATGAAAAGGACCTTGATTCTAGGTTAAATATGCTATCCTCAAGATTGTCAGTTTACTCAATTACGGAGATTTTTGAAGTTCTGAATTCTCAGAGAATATCTGGATTGAGATTATTTGAGTGGATTTGGAGTAATAATCCCCAGCTGCACAAGAATGCATACATTTGTAGTCTACTTATTGATAATGTTGGaagattagatgattatgaaACCATGTTCGCATGGTTGAAGAAGTTCACATCTGAAAACATTTGTCTCACTTATGAGGCCTTTGGATTTATACCTGTTTTGGTTTCCACCGATTCTTCATTAAAACAATCCACTAAAAAGGTTGTGGATTTGTTGAACAAAGTTGGAGGATCATGTCGCAATTCCGGTGTTTCTGCATTGGTTGAGATGTTCTGTAAATTGGACTTGTTCGAGATGGCCAGGTATGTCATCAAAATCACGGAGAGCAAAGAATCATATTATTGCCTTTTGGTTCGTGAGAAGTGCAGGAGAGGTCTTATAGAAGATGCTTATAGTGTAATCAGAGAGATGGGTGAGGCCCACTGTGCCCCTAATACCAAAGTGTATAACTACCTACTTTCTAGTTTATGGAAGAATGGTAGAATGGATGAAGCTTCTGGACTGCTTGatgaaatgaaagaaattggTATCTCTCCAGATGCAATAACCTTTGAGATTCTTATCAATTTTGCTTGTAGTTCAGGCAACATGGCTCATGTCCACCAGCTGCTTGATCAAATGGCGTCTCAAGGACTTGAACCACGATTGGCAACCCATGCTTGCATTGTCAAGACATTATTCGCTGCTGAGCAATATGAGGCAGCTCACAAACATGTTGATTCAAGTATCAGTTATAAGACCTCGAGCAATATGATGTACAGCTTAATGGCAAAGCTTTATTGGGAAAAAGGTCATATTGTGAGTGCACAGAACACTCTTGTAGAAATGATGGAAAAGAGTCTAAAGCCAAGTTTCAGCATTTACATCAAAATTGTGAAGCAACTTAGGAGAACTGGAAGAGCAAATTTGGCAAGGGACTTGGAGAACAGGCACTCCAAGTTTTTAATCAAGTCTCATGCATGA
- the LOC105177477 gene encoding ethylene-responsive transcription factor ERF022 — protein sequence MKRHGWNECTTSKYIGVRKRKYGRWVSEIREPGKKTRIWLGSFDTPEMAAAAYDAAALQLRGPDTRFNFPGLVDRLPKPASANADDIRQAAQQAAMQLRSGQQSEEVNIGSKGGNSLARVELSPTHIQAINESPLDSPKMWMELAGPSMLGEAANYGETHTDEYDEMESYSIWD from the coding sequence ATGAAAAGACATGGTTGGAATGAATGCACCACCTCAAAATACATAGGAGTTAGGAAACGCAAGTATGGAAGATGGGTGTCAGAAATCCGTGAGCCTGGTAAAAAGACACGAATTTGGTTGGGGAGTTTTGACACACCTGAGATGGCAGCTGCGGCCTATGATGCTGCGGCATTGCAACTTAGAGGTCCCGACACACGATTCAACTTCCCGGGATTGGTTGACAGGCTTCCCAAGCCAGCTAGCGCTAATGCAGATGACATTCGCCAAGCTGCTCAGCAGGCGGCCATGCAGTTAAGGAGTGGACAGCAGTCAGAAGAGGTCAATATTGGCTCCAAAGGTGGCAACTCCCTCGCCCGAGTGGAGTTGTCGCCTACCCATATTCAAGCCATAAATGAATCACCACTTGACTCACCTAAAATGTGGATGGAGCTAGCAGGTCCATCTATGCTAGGAGAAGCAGCCAATTACGGGGAAACTCACACAGATGAATACGATGAAATGGAATCTTATTCTATTTGGGattga